One genomic region from Haloarcula taiwanensis encodes:
- a CDS encoding DNA/pantothenate metabolism flavoprotein, translating to MLTGVNVVLGVSGSIAAVKTVELAHELRRQGASVRAVMTDSATGIIHPWALSFATDNQVITEITGDVEHVDLCGRSGWGDVFLLAPATANTVGKVAAAIDDTPVTTCVTTALGAGVPVVVAPAMHEPMYDHPGVLEAIDRVESWGVEFVDPRIEEGKAKIATEGAIVTATARAAGDRPLAGKHVVVTAGATTESVDPVRTLSNRSSGRTGRAVARACYARGADVTLVHDGPDVPYATVEQVESAAEMTAATRRVADAADALVSAAAISDYTVEEAPEKIKSGQAELTLTLQPTPKLIDTVRSDHPDLPIVGFKVETEGDDGTLIERAREIRERTGLTFVVANDASVMGGDETRAILVDGDSATEYIGEKQGLGARVADELGDHLSSRD from the coding sequence ATGCTGACCGGAGTCAACGTCGTTCTGGGGGTGTCGGGGTCTATCGCGGCCGTCAAGACGGTTGAACTCGCACACGAACTCCGACGACAGGGGGCGTCCGTCCGGGCGGTGATGACCGACAGCGCGACGGGTATCATCCATCCGTGGGCGCTGTCGTTCGCGACGGACAATCAGGTGATTACCGAAATCACGGGCGACGTCGAACACGTCGACCTCTGCGGGCGCTCGGGCTGGGGCGATGTATTCTTGCTCGCGCCTGCAACGGCAAACACTGTCGGCAAGGTCGCCGCGGCAATCGACGACACGCCCGTGACGACGTGTGTGACGACCGCTCTCGGCGCGGGCGTGCCGGTCGTCGTCGCACCGGCAATGCACGAGCCGATGTACGACCACCCCGGCGTACTGGAGGCAATCGACCGCGTCGAGTCCTGGGGCGTCGAGTTCGTTGACCCGCGAATCGAGGAGGGGAAGGCCAAAATCGCGACCGAGGGGGCCATCGTCACGGCGACCGCCCGGGCAGCGGGCGACCGACCACTTGCAGGCAAGCACGTCGTCGTGACTGCGGGTGCGACCACAGAGTCAGTCGACCCGGTGCGGACGCTCTCGAACCGGTCCTCGGGGCGGACCGGGCGGGCCGTCGCGCGGGCCTGCTACGCCCGCGGGGCCGACGTGACGCTCGTCCACGACGGGCCGGACGTTCCCTACGCGACCGTCGAGCAGGTCGAGTCGGCCGCGGAGATGACGGCGGCTACCCGGCGGGTCGCCGACGCGGCCGACGCGCTGGTCTCCGCGGCCGCCATCTCGGATTACACCGTCGAGGAGGCCCCCGAGAAAATCAAGAGCGGGCAGGCGGAGCTGACGCTGACGCTGCAGCCGACGCCGAAACTCATCGACACCGTTCGCTCGGATCACCCCGACCTCCCTATCGTCGGGTTCAAAGTCGAGACAGAGGGCGACGACGGGACGCTAATCGAGCGCGCCCGCGAGATACGGGAGCGGACCGGGCTGACCTTCGTGGTCGCTAACGACGCGAGCGTGATGGGTGGCGACGAGACGCGTGCCATACTTGTCGACGGAGACTCGGCCACGGAGTACATCGGGGAAAAGCAGGGGCTGGGTGCCCGTGTCGCCGACGAACTCGGTGACCATCTGTCCAGTCGTGACTGA
- a CDS encoding protease, whose amino-acid sequence MRTLTRRMLWTLLLLLAVDIAVVATAAVLLTPWLAPVRDAVATSLPFGGASARIAWWVAVLVPALVAFVWAQLRYTSAQTMAEVDARIVGPEEYPALHERVQRLAQLADLTPPRIAVTDAEVPNSFAIGTLGGATVVVSEGLLSVLDGDELDAVLAHELMHVANRDATVMTLASFLPSLTNGEYDPLADLLPGESRYAPGLVALGLAYVCSARVLEAPFGSLSFTLGFLFLFAVTVLFGGVALGVFTAPVVVLGRSLSRAREFAADRSAAQLTGDPAALVGALETLDGDDDRPRTDKRSAHAGVRGLCFLPYGFDSDGPTDSLAIETRSHPPTAERIERLQAVARSLEQGQSDS is encoded by the coding sequence ATGCGGACACTGACCCGCCGGATGCTGTGGACCCTCCTGCTCCTCCTTGCCGTCGACATCGCTGTGGTCGCTACCGCGGCGGTGCTTCTGACACCCTGGCTTGCGCCGGTTCGGGACGCTGTTGCCACCTCCCTCCCGTTCGGTGGGGCGTCGGCACGCATCGCCTGGTGGGTGGCTGTTCTCGTCCCCGCACTCGTGGCGTTTGTCTGGGCTCAGCTTCGATACACCAGTGCCCAGACGATGGCTGAAGTCGACGCTCGAATCGTCGGCCCCGAGGAGTACCCCGCCCTCCACGAGCGAGTACAGCGGCTCGCGCAACTGGCCGACCTCACGCCGCCACGGATTGCCGTCACAGACGCCGAGGTACCGAACAGTTTCGCCATCGGAACGCTCGGTGGCGCGACGGTGGTCGTCAGCGAGGGACTGCTGTCGGTTCTTGACGGCGACGAACTCGACGCCGTGCTGGCCCACGAACTCATGCACGTCGCCAACCGCGACGCGACTGTCATGACGCTGGCCAGCTTCCTCCCGTCGCTGACAAACGGCGAGTACGACCCGCTTGCGGACCTGCTCCCGGGCGAGAGTCGTTACGCGCCCGGATTGGTCGCGCTCGGTCTCGCATATGTGTGCAGCGCCCGGGTGCTTGAGGCCCCGTTCGGAAGCCTCTCGTTCACGCTCGGGTTCCTGTTCCTGTTCGCGGTGACAGTCCTGTTCGGCGGCGTCGCGCTGGGCGTGTTCACCGCTCCCGTCGTTGTTCTGGGGCGGTCGCTGTCGCGCGCTCGGGAGTTCGCCGCCGACCGGAGCGCGGCACAGTTGACCGGCGACCCCGCCGCGCTCGTCGGGGCGTTAGAGACGCTCGACGGAGATGACGACCGCCCGAGGACCGACAAGCGCTCGGCGCACGCGGGCGTCCGCGGCCTGTGTTTCCTCCCGTACGGGTTCGATTCCGACGGGCCGACGGACTCGCTGGCCATCGAAACACGGTCCCACCCACCGACAGCCGAGCGGATCGAGCGACTGCAGGCGGTCGCACGCTCGCTCGAACAGGGTCAGTCTGACTCCTAA
- a CDS encoding thioredoxin reductase, protein MPTDREEVIIVGGGVAGLSAAIYTARAGLSTRIISTGESILNRNAHLENYPGFPAGINPRLLLELIRAQARRAGVWFIDGEAEQVAETAGGFDVTCAGGDSYNATYLIAASWSDPSYLNGLDISLVDRGSKQFISTDEQGRTDIEGLYAAGRLAEQHHQTIVAAGHGAQVGLTLIEDSDVDFYHDWTAPEGYFTGRDRPVPPGCEEIDETERKQREQESLEVMRRYFEEPMPGEPTMHPSVD, encoded by the coding sequence ATGCCAACCGACCGCGAAGAAGTCATCATCGTGGGCGGGGGCGTCGCCGGGCTGTCGGCGGCGATCTACACCGCTCGCGCCGGCCTGTCGACCCGGATCATCTCGACCGGCGAGTCGATACTGAACCGCAACGCACATCTGGAGAACTACCCCGGATTTCCGGCGGGAATCAACCCCCGGCTCCTGCTCGAACTCATTCGGGCACAGGCGCGGCGCGCCGGCGTCTGGTTCATCGACGGCGAAGCCGAGCAGGTGGCGGAGACTGCGGGAGGGTTCGACGTGACCTGTGCCGGTGGCGACTCATATAACGCGACATACCTCATCGCTGCGTCCTGGTCGGACCCGTCGTATCTGAACGGGCTGGACATCTCGCTTGTCGACCGGGGGTCGAAGCAGTTCATCTCGACCGACGAGCAGGGCCGGACCGATATCGAGGGGCTGTACGCGGCCGGCCGGCTGGCCGAGCAGCATCACCAGACCATCGTCGCCGCGGGCCACGGCGCACAAGTCGGGCTTACACTGATAGAGGACTCCGACGTCGACTTTTATCACGACTGGACCGCCCCGGAGGGGTATTTCACCGGCCGCGACCGACCGGTTCCGCCGGGCTGTGAAGAAATCGACGAGACAGAGCGCAAGCAACGTGAACAGGAGTCACTGGAGGTCATGCGGCGGTACTTCGAGGAGCCGATGCCGGGCGAGCCGACGATGCACCCGAGCGTCGATTAG
- a CDS encoding peptidase, giving the protein MTDTVDEVDMPYDDDASQQQKIEALQERLEVLESQNEEMRDKLLDANAENNKYQQKLERLTHENKKLKQSPLFVATVQELSSDGVIIKQHGNNQEALTEVTDEMREELEPDDRVAVNNSLSIVKQLDDETDVRARVMQVDQSPDVTFADIGGIEEQMEEVRETVEMPLKSPEMFEDVGIDPPSGVLLHGPPGTGKTMLAKAVANETDATFIKMAGSELVHKFIGEGAKLVRDLFELARQEEPAVVFIDEIDAIAAKRTESKTSGDAEVQRTMMQLLSEMDGFDDRGDIRIIAATNRFDMLDRAILRPGRFDRLIEVPNPDLEGRKQIFQIHTRSMNVSDDVDFEALAEEITDASGADVKAICTEAGMFAIRDDRTEVTMADFHDAWEKIQQEETDDEDVSRTFA; this is encoded by the coding sequence ATGACCGACACCGTCGACGAGGTCGATATGCCGTACGACGATGACGCGTCTCAGCAACAGAAGATCGAGGCGCTGCAGGAGCGGCTAGAGGTGCTCGAATCGCAGAACGAGGAGATGCGCGACAAACTGCTGGACGCGAACGCGGAGAACAACAAGTACCAGCAGAAGCTCGAACGGCTCACACACGAGAACAAGAAGCTCAAACAGTCACCGCTGTTCGTCGCGACCGTTCAGGAACTCTCCAGCGATGGCGTGATTATCAAACAGCACGGCAACAATCAAGAGGCCCTGACAGAGGTCACTGACGAGATGCGGGAGGAACTGGAACCCGACGACCGCGTCGCCGTCAACAACTCCCTCTCTATCGTCAAGCAACTGGACGACGAGACCGACGTTCGCGCCCGCGTGATGCAGGTCGACCAGTCGCCGGACGTGACCTTCGCCGACATCGGCGGCATCGAAGAGCAGATGGAGGAGGTCCGCGAGACCGTCGAGATGCCGCTGAAGAGCCCTGAGATGTTCGAAGACGTGGGTATCGACCCGCCGAGCGGTGTTCTGCTGCACGGCCCGCCCGGCACCGGGAAGACGATGCTGGCGAAAGCGGTCGCCAACGAGACCGACGCCACCTTCATCAAGATGGCCGGCTCCGAACTGGTCCACAAGTTCATCGGCGAGGGCGCGAAGCTCGTCCGGGACCTGTTCGAACTGGCCCGGCAGGAGGAGCCCGCCGTCGTCTTCATCGACGAGATAGACGCTATCGCGGCCAAGCGGACGGAGTCGAAGACCTCCGGCGACGCCGAGGTCCAGCGGACGATGATGCAACTGCTCTCGGAGATGGACGGCTTCGACGACCGCGGCGACATCCGCATCATCGCGGCAACGAACCGCTTCGATATGCTCGACCGCGCCATCCTCCGCCCCGGTCGCTTCGACCGTCTCATCGAAGTCCCGAACCCCGACCTCGAAGGTCGCAAACAGATTTTCCAGATCCACACTCGCAGCATGAATGTCTCCGACGACGTGGACTTCGAGGCACTGGCCGAAGAGATAACGGACGCCTCCGGTGCTGACGTGAAAGCCATATGTACCGAGGCTGGGATGTTCGCCATCCGCGACGACCGGACCGAGGTCACCATGGCGGACTTCCACGACGCCTGGGAGAAGATTCAGCAGGAGGAGACCGACGACGAGGACGTCTCCCGGACGTTCGCCTGA
- a CDS encoding phosphohydrolase, producing the protein MTTIKDSVHDHIEVQGVAAALLDMPPVQRLRHISQLGTVTLVYPSANHTRFEHSLGVYHLADRALSHLGIEGQQAERVRAAALLHDVGHSPYSHNVEALIHRRTGKYHDDVDELLGDGPVARVLSEHGLNPDRVAGLVAGEGELGQLVSGELDVDRMDYLVRDAHHTGVPYGTIDHERLVRELSFVDGELVLDEGNVQTAESLLLARALMNPTVYQHHVARIAKSMLRRGTEELLAATDTTAKTLRRWDDNDLLVALRQCDATAAYARRLSQRDLYKRAVWAEWQAVPEEVLTADHEAVGAMERAIADEANVDSDAVILDIPPEPSMTESSSRVLVNGEVRRLGEQSTLVNAIRAAQRDQWRLGVYAPEGESERVGAAAIRELGLDLDGARVRDVRPGFHATLDEFN; encoded by the coding sequence ATGACCACAATCAAGGACAGCGTCCACGACCACATCGAGGTCCAGGGCGTCGCGGCGGCGCTGCTCGACATGCCGCCGGTCCAGCGGCTCAGACACATCTCACAGCTCGGCACCGTGACGCTCGTCTACCCCTCGGCGAACCACACCAGATTCGAGCACTCGCTGGGGGTCTATCACCTGGCCGACCGGGCGCTGTCCCACCTCGGCATCGAGGGCCAGCAGGCCGAACGGGTCCGCGCCGCGGCCCTGCTCCACGACGTGGGGCACTCGCCGTACAGCCACAACGTCGAGGCGCTCATCCACCGCCGGACGGGCAAGTACCACGACGACGTGGACGAACTCCTCGGCGACGGCCCGGTCGCGCGGGTGCTGTCCGAACACGGGCTCAACCCCGACCGCGTCGCCGGCCTAGTCGCAGGGGAGGGCGAACTGGGCCAGCTCGTCTCCGGCGAACTGGACGTCGACCGGATGGATTATCTGGTCCGTGACGCCCACCACACCGGCGTCCCCTACGGCACTATCGACCACGAGCGGCTGGTCCGGGAACTGAGCTTCGTCGACGGCGAACTCGTCTTGGACGAGGGGAACGTCCAGACGGCCGAATCGCTCCTGCTCGCGCGGGCGCTGATGAACCCGACCGTCTACCAGCACCACGTTGCCCGCATCGCCAAGTCGATGCTGCGCCGCGGAACCGAGGAACTGCTCGCCGCGACCGACACGACCGCTAAGACGCTGCGCCGGTGGGACGACAACGACCTGCTCGTGGCGCTGCGACAGTGCGACGCAACGGCGGCCTACGCCCGGCGGCTGAGCCAGCGGGACCTGTACAAACGCGCCGTCTGGGCGGAGTGGCAGGCCGTGCCCGAGGAGGTTCTGACGGCCGACCACGAGGCGGTCGGCGCGATGGAACGGGCCATCGCCGACGAGGCGAACGTCGACAGCGACGCCGTTATCCTCGATATCCCGCCGGAGCCGTCGATGACCGAGTCGAGCAGCCGCGTCCTCGTCAACGGCGAAGTCCGCCGGCTCGGCGAGCAGTCGACGCTTGTCAACGCCATCCGCGCCGCCCAGCGCGACCAGTGGCGGCTCGGTGTCTACGCGCCAGAGGGCGAAAGCGAGCGGGTCGGCGCGGCGGCCATCCGCGAACTGGGACTGGACCTCGACGGGGCCAGGGTCCGGGACGTGCGGCCCGGCTTCCACGCGACCCTCGATGAGTTTAACTGA
- a CDS encoding nucleoside deaminase — MIVEGTILTGRSFEAVEGRVVVEDGEIAAIEETAVDSDDIVVPSFVNAHTHIGDSIAKEAGEGLSLEELVAPPDGLKHRLLRDADRDELVAAMARSLSFMQQAGTGAFVEFREGGVEGVEAIRDALADASLESVILGRETTDAMELADGFGASGANDSEFGAERRATREAGKLFGIHAGEVDSSDINPALDLDPDFLVHMVHAEPLHLQRVADSEIPVVVCPRSNVVTDVGRPPIEELADRTTVALGTDNVMLNSPSMFREMEFTAKLYDLSAREVLRMATVNGAEIAGLGGGLVEPGHPARLLVLDGDSDNLSGARNPVRAVVRRAGLADVRRVVHPTTD, encoded by the coding sequence ATGATTGTTGAAGGGACGATTCTGACGGGACGGTCGTTCGAGGCCGTCGAGGGCCGCGTCGTCGTCGAGGACGGCGAGATAGCCGCCATCGAGGAGACGGCGGTCGACAGCGACGACATCGTGGTGCCGTCGTTCGTCAACGCCCACACCCACATCGGCGACTCGATTGCGAAGGAGGCCGGCGAGGGGCTCTCGCTCGAAGAACTGGTCGCGCCGCCGGACGGTCTGAAACACCGGCTGCTCCGGGATGCCGACCGGGACGAACTGGTGGCCGCGATGGCGCGGTCGCTGTCGTTCATGCAACAGGCCGGGACCGGCGCGTTCGTCGAGTTCCGCGAGGGCGGCGTCGAAGGCGTCGAGGCCATCCGGGACGCGCTGGCGGACGCGTCCCTAGAGAGCGTGATTCTCGGCCGCGAGACGACCGACGCGATGGAACTGGCCGACGGGTTCGGCGCGAGCGGGGCCAACGACAGCGAGTTCGGGGCGGAGCGCCGCGCCACCCGCGAGGCCGGGAAACTGTTCGGCATCCACGCCGGCGAGGTCGACAGCTCCGATATCAATCCCGCGCTTGACCTTGACCCGGACTTTCTCGTCCACATGGTCCACGCCGAACCGCTGCACCTCCAGCGGGTTGCCGACAGCGAAATCCCGGTCGTCGTCTGCCCGCGGTCGAACGTCGTCACCGACGTGGGCCGCCCGCCAATCGAGGAACTAGCCGACCGGACGACCGTCGCGCTCGGGACGGACAACGTCATGCTCAACAGCCCGTCGATGTTCCGCGAGATGGAGTTTACCGCGAAACTGTATGACCTCTCGGCCCGCGAGGTGCTGCGGATGGCGACAGTCAACGGGGCCGAGATCGCGGGTCTCGGCGGCGGACTCGTCGAGCCCGGCCACCCGGCGCGCCTGCTCGTCCTCGACGGCGACTCCGACAACCTCTCCGGGGCACGAAACCCCGTTCGGGCGGTCGTTCGTCGGGCAGGGTTGGCCGATGTCCGACGAGTCGTCCATCCGACGACGGACTAA
- a CDS encoding stress response protein → MYDRILVPTDGSPGTRAVLTHAETLATTHDSEIHALYVVDTGRFSTLPNEPTWESVTDSLHREGEMALDMVKRLVADDLTVTRATAEGSPSREIVDYASQNDCDLIVMGTHGRGGIDRLLLGSVAERVVRSAHVPVVTVPVETTTQDVSEDEQPAGVPQ, encoded by the coding sequence ATGTACGACAGGATACTGGTGCCAACGGACGGGTCGCCGGGGACACGGGCGGTGCTCACACACGCTGAAACGCTTGCAACAACTCACGACAGCGAGATTCACGCGCTGTACGTCGTTGATACCGGCCGATTTTCGACGCTCCCGAACGAGCCGACGTGGGAGAGTGTCACCGACTCGCTCCATCGCGAGGGCGAGATGGCGCTGGACATGGTGAAGCGTCTCGTTGCCGACGATTTGACTGTCACACGGGCCACGGCCGAGGGAAGCCCGAGTCGAGAAATCGTCGACTACGCGAGCCAGAACGACTGCGACCTCATCGTAATGGGGACCCACGGACGCGGCGGTATCGACCGCCTGCTACTGGGGAGCGTCGCCGAACGGGTCGTCCGGTCAGCCCACGTCCCCGTTGTCACTGTTCCGGTAGAGACGACGACGCAAGATGTCTCGGAAGACGAGCAGCCTGCCGGCGTCCCACAGTGA
- a CDS encoding biotin--[acetyl-CoA-carboxylase] ligase: MNETRHRVLDALADGPVSGPALADELDISRSAVWKHVEALREEGFEIGSSDAGYTLDSVPEFGASAVEYGLDAPFSVEYHDSIPSTNARARDRAADGASDTVVLADEQTGGRGRLDRDWHSPSGGVWLSVLFRPDVPMAHAPVFTLAAAVAVTRAAREAGVEASIKWPNDVLVRHGDAERKLVGILTEMEGEADRVSWVVVGIGVNANVDPADLPAEAEPTSLLAERGDPVDRRLFTQRLLEEFDTLRQDPANVVEAWRESATTLGKQVRVETPGGTIEGEAVDIQFPGALVIETDSGTEIVSAGDCEHLRPITE, encoded by the coding sequence ATGAACGAAACACGTCATCGGGTACTCGATGCGCTGGCGGACGGCCCCGTCTCGGGGCCGGCCCTCGCCGACGAACTGGACATCTCCCGCTCTGCGGTCTGGAAACACGTTGAAGCCCTCCGCGAGGAGGGGTTCGAAATCGGGAGCAGCGACGCGGGCTACACCCTCGATTCGGTGCCGGAGTTCGGGGCGAGCGCGGTCGAGTACGGCCTGGACGCACCGTTTTCTGTCGAGTACCACGACAGCATTCCGAGCACGAACGCACGCGCTCGTGACCGTGCGGCAGATGGGGCGTCAGACACCGTCGTTCTGGCCGACGAACAGACCGGCGGCCGGGGACGGCTCGACCGCGACTGGCACTCGCCCAGCGGCGGGGTCTGGCTCTCGGTGCTGTTCCGACCCGACGTGCCGATGGCCCACGCGCCGGTGTTCACGCTCGCGGCCGCTGTCGCGGTGACCCGGGCGGCACGCGAGGCCGGGGTCGAGGCAAGCATCAAGTGGCCCAACGACGTGCTGGTCCGCCACGGCGACGCGGAGCGGAAACTGGTCGGCATCCTCACCGAGATGGAAGGTGAGGCCGACCGAGTCTCGTGGGTCGTCGTCGGCATCGGCGTCAACGCGAACGTCGATCCGGCGGACTTGCCCGCAGAGGCGGAGCCGACGAGCCTGCTCGCTGAGCGAGGCGATCCGGTCGACAGACGGCTGTTCACCCAGCGGCTGCTGGAGGAGTTCGACACGCTCCGACAGGACCCGGCGAACGTCGTCGAGGCGTGGCGGGAGTCCGCCACGACGCTGGGCAAACAGGTCCGGGTCGAGACGCCGGGTGGCACCATCGAGGGTGAAGCTGTAGACATCCAGTTTCCGGGTGCGCTCGTCATCGAGACAGACTCTGGGACAGAAATCGTTTCCGCGGGCGACTGTGAACACCTCCGCCCGATTACGGAGTGA
- a CDS encoding carbamoyl phosphate synthase has product MFDKVLVANRGEIAVRVMRACEELGIGTVAVYSDADKHAGHVRYADEAYNVGPARAADSYLDQEAIIDAAKQADADAIHPGYGFLAENADFAARVQQTDGVTWVGPESESMEALGEKTKARKIMQSADVPIVPGTTDPVEDPEEVVEFGEENGFPVAIKAEGGGGGRGMKIVHDPEEAEEQLESAKREGEAYFSNDSVYLERYLENPRHIEVQIIADHHGNVRHLGERDCSLQRRHQKVIEEGPSPALNDALREKIGDAARRGVRESDYYNAGTVEFLVEEDTDREQGELLGEDANFYFLEVNTRIQVEHCVTEEITDIDIVKWQLRVAMDEEITFAQDDVEIEGHAMEFRINAENAADDFAPATGGSLDTYDPPGGIGVRLDDALRQGDDLVTDYDSMIAKLITYGGDRAECIERGKRALKDFDIEGIPTVIPFHRLMLTDDRFVGGTHTTKYLDEQLDRSRIEEAQEQWGTVTESDGDEDEEVVEREFTVEVNGKRFQVDLEERGAPPINVGDVDADGGNQPQRPRGGSSSDSGGGSASTAEGQEVAAEMQGTILEVNVEEGDEVEAGDVLCVLEAMKMENDIVAERGGTVNDVAVSEGESVDMGDLLFVIG; this is encoded by the coding sequence ATGTTCGATAAGGTGCTCGTCGCTAATCGCGGGGAGATAGCGGTGCGCGTGATGCGCGCATGCGAGGAGTTGGGCATCGGCACAGTGGCCGTCTACTCTGACGCTGACAAGCACGCCGGGCACGTCCGGTACGCGGACGAGGCGTACAACGTCGGCCCGGCCCGTGCCGCCGACTCCTATCTCGACCAGGAAGCGATTATCGACGCCGCCAAACAGGCCGATGCCGACGCCATCCACCCCGGGTACGGCTTCCTCGCGGAGAACGCCGACTTCGCTGCGCGTGTTCAGCAAACGGACGGCGTCACCTGGGTCGGCCCCGAGAGCGAGTCGATGGAGGCACTGGGCGAGAAGACGAAGGCCCGCAAGATCATGCAGTCGGCTGACGTGCCCATCGTCCCGGGAACGACCGACCCGGTCGAGGATCCCGAGGAGGTCGTCGAGTTCGGCGAGGAGAACGGCTTCCCGGTCGCCATCAAGGCCGAAGGGGGCGGCGGCGGCCGCGGGATGAAAATCGTCCACGACCCGGAGGAGGCTGAGGAGCAACTCGAAAGCGCAAAGCGGGAGGGAGAGGCGTACTTCTCGAACGACTCCGTCTATCTCGAACGCTATCTGGAGAACCCCCGCCACATCGAGGTCCAGATTATCGCCGACCACCACGGCAACGTCCGGCATCTGGGCGAGCGCGACTGTTCGCTGCAGCGACGCCACCAGAAGGTCATCGAAGAGGGACCGTCGCCGGCCCTGAACGACGCTCTCCGCGAGAAGATCGGCGACGCCGCCCGACGCGGCGTCCGCGAATCGGACTACTACAACGCCGGGACCGTCGAGTTCCTCGTTGAGGAGGACACCGACCGCGAACAGGGAGAACTGCTCGGCGAGGACGCGAACTTCTACTTCCTCGAAGTGAACACCCGCATCCAGGTCGAGCACTGCGTCACCGAGGAGATAACCGACATCGACATCGTCAAGTGGCAACTGCGGGTGGCGATGGACGAGGAGATAACCTTCGCACAGGACGACGTGGAGATAGAGGGCCACGCGATGGAGTTCCGCATCAACGCCGAGAACGCCGCCGACGACTTCGCCCCCGCGACCGGCGGCAGCCTCGACACCTACGACCCGCCGGGCGGCATCGGCGTCCGCCTCGACGACGCGCTCCGGCAGGGCGACGACCTCGTCACCGACTACGACTCGATGATAGCGAAGCTCATCACCTACGGCGGGGACCGCGCGGAGTGCATCGAGCGCGGGAAACGGGCGCTCAAGGACTTCGACATCGAGGGGATCCCGACCGTCATCCCGTTCCACCGCCTGATGCTCACCGACGACCGGTTCGTCGGCGGCACCCACACCACGAAGTACCTCGACGAGCAACTCGACCGCTCGCGCATCGAGGAGGCCCAAGAGCAGTGGGGCACCGTCACCGAGTCCGACGGCGACGAGGACGAGGAGGTCGTCGAGCGTGAGTTCACCGTTGAGGTCAACGGCAAGCGATTCCAAGTCGACCTCGAAGAGCGCGGCGCACCGCCCATCAACGTCGGCGACGTGGACGCCGACGGCGGCAATCAGCCACAGCGGCCACGGGGCGGCAGTAGTTCCGACAGCGGCGGCGGCAGTGCCTCTACCGCCGAGGGTCAGGAAGTCGCCGCAGAGATGCAGGGGACAATTCTGGAGGTCAACGTCGAGGAGGGCGACGAGGTCGAGGCCGGCGACGTTCTCTGTGTGCTCGAAGCGATGAAGATGGAAAACGACATCGTCGCCGAACGAGGCGGCACTGTCAACGACGTGGCCGTTAGCGAGGGCGAATCAGTCGACATGGGCGACCTGCTCTTTGTGATCGGGTGA
- a CDS encoding acc operon protein, with translation MAADTDSAVDAELVAEIAAQLDDASTDEAAAIAVAIGAHLTDRQRAAAAAAAAAAADDGDSWDGKQWSFSGRVEATQKRSVRVRSDAPTDPWSAAGRAERF, from the coding sequence ATGGCGGCAGACACTGACTCGGCGGTCGACGCCGAACTTGTCGCGGAAATCGCTGCACAGCTCGACGACGCGTCGACGGACGAGGCGGCTGCGATCGCCGTTGCTATCGGCGCACACCTCACCGACCGCCAGCGCGCGGCGGCAGCGGCCGCGGCGGCTGCAGCGGCAGACGACGGCGACTCCTGGGACGGCAAGCAGTGGTCGTTCTCCGGGCGCGTGGAAGCCACGCAGAAACGGTCCGTTCGAGTCCGCTCGGACGCGCCGACTGACCCCTGGAGTGCCGCCGGCCGCGCCGAGCGGTTCTAA